The following DNA comes from Hahella chejuensis KCTC 2396.
AACCTGCACCGGCAATGGCTTGATTTAGCTGTTTTTCCAGTCTGAGAGACGGGATCGCAGTCGCAAGGTCGCCTGAGAATGAATCTGACTGACCCGGGACTCGCTGACTGAGAGCACCTGGCCTATTTCCTTGAGGTTGAGTTCTTCGTCATAGTAGAGAGACAGCACCAGCTTCTCCCGTTCCGGCAAACCGTCTATCGCGGCGCTCAATTTTTCCAGAAAGGCGTTTTGTTCGATATCGCTGAGGGGGTTATCGGCGGTTAACGTTTCATCGTCAGAGCCGCCCTCCCCGTGAAAGCCCAACTCTTCCAGACTGAACAGCTTCCCCGAACTGGCGTCGCGCAGGCTGGCGTGGTATTGCTCCAGAGGTACGCCCAGCTCCGCCGCCACTTCCGCATCCGACGCGTCGCGACCGGTGCGGGCTTCAATAGTGTGTATCGCTTCCGCGATATTGCGGGCGTTGCGGTGCACAGAGCGCGGCACCCAATCGCCTTTACGGATTTCGTCCACCATGGCGCCGCGAATGCGGATGCCCGCATAGGTTTCAAATTTGGCGCCTTTGCCGGCGTCGTATTTCTGCGCGGCCTCCAGCAATCCGATCATGCCCGCCTGAATCAGATCCTCCACCTGCACGCTGGCGGGCAGACGGGCGATCAGGTGATGCGCGATGCGCTTGACCAGAGGCGCGTATTGCCTGACCAGAGTGTCGGCGCGCTCCGCCCGCGTCTCGCTATACATCATATAAGTATTCGCCAATGACATGAATTTGCGCGCAAGGCCTGCAATAAACCGGATGATTTCAACAAAAACGTTCTCATGGGTGTTTGAGGATATGTCCGGCGCAGCAACCATCACGCCTCATCGCAAGCGCCCGGGATATAGCCTCCGGGCGAGCCCTCACATTCAGTCCGGCGCATGTCTAACTGTGCACCAGACGCTCCACAAAGAATTCCAAATTACCTCTCGGCGCCGTCGGCAACGGCCAGTTATCCACTTTCTGCGCCAGTTGGCGGAACGCCAGGGACGCTTTGGCGCGTGGATAGGCTTCGTATACAGGACGCTGCCGTTGCACCGCTTTGCGTACGGCTTCGTCAAATGGAATGCTTCCTACATATTGTAGCGCAACTTCCAAAAAGCGTTCGGAGACCTTGGATAATTTGCCGAACAAATGCCGCCCTTCCTGCTCGGAGCGAACCATGTTGGCGAGCACCCTGAACCGGTACATATCGTGGTTCTTATTGAGCAGCTTGATGACCGCATAAGCGTCGGTAATCGAGGTGGGTTCGTCGCACACCACCACCAGGGCTTCCTGCGCCGCGCGCACGAATGAGAGCACTTGTTCGGAGATGCCCGCCGCCGTGTCGATCACCAGCACGTCCAGGTCGTCGCTGATGTCGCTGAAGGCGTTGATCAAGCCCGCATGTTCCAGAGGAGACAGATGAGTCAGATGCTGGGTGCCGGAGGACGCCGGAACGATTTTTATGCCCCCCGGCCCTTCGATCATCACTTCCCGCAGGGTGCAATCCCCCGCCAGCACATCCCCGATATTGCGCGAGGCGGTGACGCCGAGCAACACATCAATATTGGCCAGTCCGAGGTCCGCATCCAGCAATACCACGCGACGTCCCAAATCCGCTAACGCGAGAGACAGATTTATGGAAACATTGCTCTTGCCGACACCCCCCTTTCCTCCGGTGACTGCAATAACTTGAACCGGATGTACTTTGCTCATACCGGTAGAGATCTCCTGTTATCAGACGGCGCGGCATTGACCCCGCACTCAATAGTTTAGACCACCAGTTCCGCAGCGAAGCGAGTGGTATTATTAGTTTGTTCGGTCTCCCGCCGGGTCCGCCGCCACAGTGCGTCCGCGCGCGCCACCAGGGCATGCGCTTTCGCCGGATGAATGTCATCGGGTATTTTCTGTCCGTCGGTGACATAGGCGACCGGAAGCCGGTTCAG
Coding sequences within:
- a CDS encoding RNA polymerase sigma factor FliA, which codes for MSLANTYMMYSETRAERADTLVRQYAPLVKRIAHHLIARLPASVQVEDLIQAGMIGLLEAAQKYDAGKGAKFETYAGIRIRGAMVDEIRKGDWVPRSVHRNARNIAEAIHTIEARTGRDASDAEVAAELGVPLEQYHASLRDASSGKLFSLEELGFHGEGGSDDETLTADNPLSDIEQNAFLEKLSAAIDGLPEREKLVLSLYYDEELNLKEIGQVLSVSESRVSQIHSQATLRLRSRLSDWKNS
- a CDS encoding MinD/ParA family protein, which gives rise to MSKVHPVQVIAVTGGKGGVGKSNVSINLSLALADLGRRVVLLDADLGLANIDVLLGVTASRNIGDVLAGDCTLREVMIEGPGGIKIVPASSGTQHLTHLSPLEHAGLINAFSDISDDLDVLVIDTAAGISEQVLSFVRAAQEALVVVCDEPTSITDAYAVIKLLNKNHDMYRFRVLANMVRSEQEGRHLFGKLSKVSERFLEVALQYVGSIPFDEAVRKAVQRQRPVYEAYPRAKASLAFRQLAQKVDNWPLPTAPRGNLEFFVERLVHS